The region CAATTAACTGAATGGTCAAAGTTTGATCTCACAATACTAGACTCAGTGCAAAGTCCTTTTAAATCCATTTGTATTAAAGAAAACATTAGGCACAGACCACCAAGACAGCTAAGGTCACACAAATACATGTTTGGCAAAGATACAGATTCTGAGCTGTAAGTCTCTTTAGAGGACATCTGCGGTACaaagagacaaaataaaaaatccattgacaaaaaaacaaaaaagataaccAGGATGTAATCTTTTCTGCATCTAGCACAAACAGCTTTCATAATTTTCTTTGGAAGAGTCACCAGAGAATGGGTTACAGAAGATTGCTGAACTATAGCCTCTGGCATGTATAAAAATGTCTCTCTCTGCACAGCCTGCTTTATTTAAATTCATCCTTTTATAGTTACTTTTCCAAATTTGGAGATTaagagaagaaatgtgttgcaagAATAACACAGggaggaaatgaaaaaaaaatcatgtgtaatattttttgtatccATCCTTAAAAAAACCCTGAATGGAGCTCTTGAGGGGgaaacctttttttaaatgaaaccacaCCAACAGTACACATGAAACTATATTTTCTCATGGCCTCAGGATTCCTTCTTCTTGAGGTGTATTTTAGTGAAGCTTGAAAGTTAGAATGGGATAATGGTATATGCAATGCTTCAGAAAAAGAAATTACATTATGCTTGTCACATTCACATACAACATATTTGCCATGTGTATATGGTCTAATTTTCTAGGTTTAGCTTGGATTTCTCCTGTCTTTTCTTAGTTGCTGGCAAGATTTGTTATCTTACACAACATGATGCTGAAATATTATCAGGCAAAATTATTCTCATGTCAGTAAATGGCAATCTCCattctaataaaattatttatcagTAATGTTTACTGGGGCATATGGGTATTTCAAGGGTCTAGCGATGCACTGCTACCACACAGTATCTTTATACATTCAGATAACTACTATCATAAAGGTTTGTAGGGTCAGATCAAATGAAGATTGTGTTAGGTTATTAGATAATTATGTGTCCAGTCATTCTGATCTCTTCTGGGGCAACAAGTGAAATGGATGTGCTAGTTTTTTAGAAAGATCTTAGCCAgccaaaaattgcattttaatataaacaaacattGCTGCTCACAAACATTAGATGAAAATAAATGATTgctaacataaatgtaaaaaaacgtAACCATATAAAAATTCTGTGCATTTTTCTGATAATAGAGAAAAATATATCCATCTTGTTTCCTTATGGCCTGTTATAAAAGAAACCTGCATATCATTTCTATCTTAAACGTTATTCAACACTGAATATGTAAAATTTTTTACATCTGACATTGTCCTCAAAAAGAGTCTCAGATGGGTCTTACAATCTCACGTCTGTTTCCTCATAGAGCAACATTCCACTGAAGATTGTAAGGGGCTCCATAGAATGGGCAAGTTTACCTGTGACCAGGTCAATGCAGACAGTATCTCCCTCCTGCAGAGGAAGTATGATGTTGAAGATAACCAGAGAGCCAGGAGTGTGCTGTGCCTCTGCCATGGGTTTCTCAAGACCCTCGGGCTGATAGCCTGCTGAATCTCCACGGGCAATTCCATAATTGGATTTAGACAAGACTGCCTCAATCTTGACATTCTTGTGTCCTGTCAGGACTGCACTGAAGAAGTATCGCCCATTTACAGGGGCAGTGAACATACCTGTCAAAATACATTTAGTGAGCGAATTTATGATTATGACAGTTCTTAATTCAAACACTATATGCTtgtttttaaccctctggagtctaagggtatttttggggcctgaagaagttttgtcatgccctgatatttgtgcttttttccgtttcttataaatatctgaatgggtaaagtctaatatcactgtaatcagcgcaaactgggctataataatatgtgaaatgcatgtatgtacatgattgtatttttgagaaaaaaaatgttttgcatggttagtgaaaaactaaaaatgttaaatcacttgaataaggcaataaaacacatacataacattggttcccgggattgttgagaactggagcttgtagcctagaatttttctttctaaattatgtgaaaatcatcttgtttactcattcacagaaaacaatatattgatttaaattttctaagacactttttgttggtaaaagtcatatgcgagtaggcgtcaactatcatgaatatcattgtgatttacacctaagacgacaaaggcctgcataatgagctgcataatgagcctctcattcaactgtgccactgtgagggaggacttacaagaaagaatgtgagaataaaataaaactatataattttatgtttgtagtttattaagaatatatttaattatcccacaacataatttaagatCCACttgagcagttaaacagtttattagggacaatcaaagcttactttcaaactattttttggcatccttacttcagtcacacaatccttcagaaatccttttaaaaatcttattttctaccaaaaaaaaaaacatttattatcatcatcatcattattattattattaatgttgaaaagatctgagaatatttttcaggttttttagggggaataaattgaaagaactgcattgtttttacatttgttagagttatctctatttgtcacatttatattatttacataaagcttttgaatggtatagtattgtatattgttattgaaacttcataatgtttcacttgattatacatttagtcaggaattatagtttggaaaaagtatttggaaaaagtctaactagtaaaatgtttacacagtgttttgttattatgtctgtatccaaaaaaaagtagaccctttacagattcgattgatgtattgctcttatctgtacgattaaaactgagagtgtaatttaagttcttttcaggggtaatcaggagaaaatgactcaaaacgcatatatgctttaatcgacttcaaagggttaaCATACATACCTGTCTTTGGATCGTAGGACTTTCTTTCATTGATAAAGACCTCATTGAAGACAATAGTGCCTGTATTGGGTTGCGGTCGTGTGAGTGCTGCTGAGAATGACAGTCTTGGGACGTTTGCATCCTCTCCAGGAGGTCCTGGTAAGCAGGAGAAGAacagagaaaaatatttatttgtagaaatataattttattagtaGAACTTTTTATGCAATAGTCATAGCAGTAGTAATAGAAGGAACACTGACCTTGTTCACCTCTGAGGCCTAAATAGAGACAAATTAGAACATGTATAGAGAAATATAAGTAATTTGATCACAAAGAATCCTGTTCTGGCAATGTTGTGaaaaatctatacatttatttttgagtcTCATTTATTTACCTGGGGGGCCTGTTTGCCCCACTCTCCCTTGTGGTCCTTCTCTGCCTGGAGGTCCTTGTGGCCCAGGTGGTCCTTTGGATCCTTTCTCTCCTTGAGGACCAGGTGGTCCAGGCGGTCCTGTGCATTGGCCAAAAAGACATTACTTGGTTTtccacattcaaaaacaaaaaaaaaaatgatagttaaggtaTAATGTATCGAACTGTTTTTAGGTTTACAAATTCTTAACtcaaattatataattagtttttGTCTTGACATATGTAACATACCAATAAAGTCCTGTTCAGTGAAGCTCTGGAACTCCTTGAGAACATGTAGTATGGAAGAGTTGAGGTTGTTCATTTTGCCGTGAATGTTCTCTAAGTGAACATTCTCAATGCTGTCGATGGCCTCACCGTGAGAGATAACTGTGGAGTTTAGGTCATTAACACATGTCCAAAGCCCAGACACATGTTTGCTTAGGCCATCTTTGATTATCTGAAGGTTTAATGACAAGGAATCCAGTCTACCGCAGACATCCTCCATCTTCGAGAGCCTTTTATCAAGCCCTTCTCGAGAAAGTTTGCATTCTCCCATTTCAATCATCAAGTTGCTGTTAAAGCTACTGATGCCATCGAAACGCACTTTACTGTCTTCTTTGTGCTCGTTCAAATCATCCTGTATCTTATCTAACTCTGAGTAAATTCTTTCATTAGATGAGTCCAGATCAGAAATAGAGTTGCCATGTCCCTGTATGGTATTCCTGAGGCCTTTCAGAGTGTCATTGATGGAGTTGAACGTTTGGATTACCCCTGTGAGCTCACCCTGAATGGACTTGAGGTCTTTGCCAAGCTTGCGAGTGATGGTATTTTGATTATCTACGTTTCTCTGATGGTCAGCCATGCTGATATTGCATTGGCTTGTGCATTTCTCAACCTCTTCTTTCAGCTTGCCTACTTCCTCCTGGAGGTTTGAGCATACCTGCGAGCAAGCATACTCATCTGAATCTACCTTTCTGCGTAAATCTGTAAGTTCTCCCTGGAACGTGTTTAAAGCCTGGTTGGTTACGTTTCTTATTTTTCGGAGTTCTTCATCTATCGAATTGCATCTGTCACAATCTTGTAACATATTTTTAACATCGGTGATGATTTGGTTAAAGTGCTCTCCATTATGTCCTGTCAGATCCTTAATTTTTTGAACGTCATTGCTGAGATCTATAATACGATCCAATAAGGAGTCACCAGACACACTCAAATCCTTTAGTTTGGTGTCAAACCTCTTAATGTTCTCCTCGTTGGCAACGACCTTCCATTCCAGAGTTTTCACAGTATCTGCTGTCTCACTGCTTTTTGGACCACACGTCTCTTGGCACAAATTAATCGCTGACTTGAGCCCACTGTCGAGATCAGTTGTTTTGTTCCCCAAACTTTCCAGATCATTTTTGTGATCGTTAATGAAACGCTTCAAGTCTTGGACATCCATCTCCATGGCAGATAATCTATAACCATGATCGTTGTTTCGACTGAGGACAGAGTTCTTAATCTGGCCGATCTCTCGCTGGACAAACTCTTTAATACTTGCCTCAGTATGGGAACATTTTTGCTCGGTTTTTCTCACAGTCCCATTCAGTCTCTTCTCCAGTTCTCTAAGACGGCTGTTCAGTTTATCATCAAACGCTTTTCCCCGACTGCCATTGCCATTGCCTGATCCTCTCAACTCTTTCTCGAGACGTCCTCTAAGGATATCATATGTCTCTGCAGTTGAACTGACCTTTCTTTCAGTGGCACCAAGCCTCCTGTCCAGGTCGCTCAGGGAATCACAGCAACTCTGATAGTGTGATAGCTCCTTCTTGAGCAAATCTAAAGTTTGTTGGTGGTGTTGCTCCATCACACTAATGTGCTTCTCCAGCGCTCTGATTCTCTCTCGGTCTTCCTGCTGTTGCCTTTGAATGCTTTCCACTCCAGTTTGGCATGAAGAGCAGGACAGTGTCACCCGCCTTTCCAGTTCCCTCAGAATCTCTTCTTTAAGATTGCCATAGCGACTGTCTAACTCATTGCCAATTCCATTGCTGCCCTCAAGGTGGGTGTTGATGCTGGTGAGGGTTCTATCATGGACCTGTGTCATGTTGTCCAGCATGTCCAGCTTGTTCTGGATGCTGTGAATGGTCTCCCTCATGCCTGGCTGGGCAGCGTCGGCCAGATTGTTGCCGCCATTGATGCCTTCCCTTTGAGATTCCTCGTGTAATTTCTTATTCATGCTGTATAAGGTTGACTGGAGGTTGTGAAGTTGTTCCTCAAGTTGTCTAATCTTGTCACTGTCACTTCTCCCTATTAAAGGACATTGATTGCAGAAGTAATTACAGTTATTTGACATTTACTAATTTGAATTAAGACCAGTACCagtccaaaagtttggacacatatATTTTAATCATACAGGTATGTCCAAACATTTGAGTGGAAGTGTATCTACAGGTATACTGTacctataaaacatttttttttatttatgaagagAAAAAATACTGCAGAATTTAAAATATTCTCAAAATCACACCTTGTCAGATCAACTTGACTCACTTTATGAATTCTGGTGTTAAGGTGGTGCAACGCCATACCTTCTTCACCAGTAGTTCTGCCCCTGCCTTCACTGCAATCATCTCCTGAGTAGCCGTGACAGCACTTCCATTCCATCTCTGTGACCATTTTATAGGCAACCTTGTATCGTGGTTTTCTGTAAGTCCGATACCTGTGGTTTAAGATATGTCATCATACACAGTTCTAGTAAGAGCTAAAACTCTGAATATGATCTCTATGTATAGagatatattattgtattatattatttatatatattattatttttgctttgaaaatattttttttttttacaaaggtgtACTTATTgccacttaaaggggtcatattacgtttttttttaaagatcattgtcttatgtatttggtgtaacagaatatgttgacacactttaatgttcaaaaaatataatttttcacatactgtacattattgtatgcCCGACCTCTCTCATACattttgaacagtcaatagcaaatacttaaattaataacATACTTCCAGctgctgattcagaagcgccagattatcgtagcaaagtcagaatgacctcctctcctaggttcacgaaatggtcatccataaaatgcattgctgttctgttgtaagtaatcttaaagattcctaaatgcatctactttctgaaagccaaataaagtgcttttgcttttgcctagatacacacagcatctccctgacatggctgcttcaactcTCACtatggttactgaaaccacaacttctttctttgcatgaatatTTAGATTGctttacgcaaatatttccacatagtgacatagatatGTGGAGGCGTAtttaaacgaggcgttttaggggggcgtggtaGAGTctgaacttttataaagaatatctctttggatttgagactttttctttgcaactttacagaccttctttatgcaccaagagcttgaaacactccaaagagaaaggaaaaatcacatcatatgacccctttaaagttgcTGGGTTTAACAAGAGAGTCCCTTATGGCACTTGTCAAGTAGGCAGATAGACACTATTCCTTTTCCGTTCATTTCCTTGGTTATGTATCACTTTTCAAAAGGACACAACTCTGCTGGGCAACAGTACAATAAAGgcctgttcttctttttctttgagTTGTTGCTTCTGGgcatgtttttgttattttattccgTCAAAGTTTTCAGTACATCATTAAAATCTTTACAAGTGTTTGCTTTGCTCTGGCAAGCCTCATGTGTGTCGATTGAACTTTCAAGTGCAGTTGTTGCTATTATTAGAACATTGTTTATACTCCATTCCTACTTGTGATGTGGCTTCTGTAGTTCATAGGGGACTAGTATTATGGCTTTCTTTGAAGGTATTGGATAAAACTGAGGTTTATTGAGACCTAAGAAAAAGGTCAGCTTCTTCTTGGACTTAAGACTGAAATATGTTCTCtaaaaaatgagtaaaataacaacattacaaGTAACTTTCTGGTACATTAACATTAACGGATTTCTGTCTCAATTTCTCTTCCATCTCATTCCACACATAGTTCTGGTGGACATGCATCTAGCTGAGTGAGGGACATGTTCCAAACCTTTGCAGTTTGACACTGTCATAACAGCAGTGGTAGTCAAGATTAAATGAAATGCAATTTAGCTGTGTTTTTTTCTCATGGATACTTACAAAACCACATGGGAACATTGGCCCCAAGCACAGCGCTGGTATTCAGGTTTCACATACGTCTCCACTCCATCTTCCATTACACAGCTTACAGTCTTTGTTACTACGTAAGCACACCAGTTCCTGTTTTTGTACAAAGCATAggcaaattataattattaaggCTTCAATTCAAGTGGTCGAGGACTTCTGCCTTCACTCTAGACAGAGCTAAATTAAAAAGGTACCCTGTAATTAAAGTACAAATAATTGCCTTAAAAGACCAAAACTTACTTCCAGTGACACCCACAAAACCAAAACTTTCCTCCAATGACACCCACAAAGCATCACATAAATGCAACCTGTTTTCAAGGTCATGGCAGCATTATGCTCGgaacaaataattatataaatagtgTGATTTCAATGTCTTGGAGCAGCTAGGCTTGCAATAAATGCTGCGCCAGACAAACTCCAACTCTGCAATCACTGCTGGGCCACTTATGACATGCATTTGAAATTGCTTATGACAATGAGAATctcaatttttaatcaaatataaatcgAATTCATACTTGAAATTAcactatattgtatatttatattggcATTTATACTCCATTTATAAATCTGGcaaaaacagaataataatactaataaaataaaagattttattttattttacagtacaatagtaatttatttctttattcatttgtttaatctttataatttaaatgataaccataatttgaataataatagtaataatgatacTAATACTGTATACTATTAGTAATAATACTTAACAATATTTCATGACTaccatccagttttttttttttttcagacaattCTTTTTGTCACCTGggtttatttgatgtttatatcTTAAATGTACACTCATCCTGTGAGAGAATGAGAGGGATATCCCCATCCTGCTCAGAGATATACATCTACTCTGGGCACATAGTAGACAGTATTTGTAATAAgtacattcatataaaaatgtataaagatCCTTATTTTTCATGTGGAATTCTAGTGGGTCTTCATTTTAGAACACTTGGTGAGTTTAATGTAGTTTCCACAACACCTTGGAGTGCTGCATGATTTTAAAACTTCTGATTAAAGTGATAAATGATGCTGTTTTCTCAGGGAGCTTGTTTAGATGGGATGGAAACCGGGCTGAAATCCAATGCTTCTGGTTCATCACAATAACTCATTGAGTCTGGTTAAACATTCATTATCATGAGCATTGCTGAGACGGGAATGCCTCGATGCATCAGCTGCaagtgctctcacacacacaaacaaatgggGCCCAGACACTGAAAGTACACAAGTTCAACACGGACATCTTCACCACAGACAACCATGCATTTCAAATTCTACACCCATTCAATCTCAGATTAGGCAAGGTGCATCTATTCCTATCTGCCTAAATCTCTAAAATCTTACTTTTGATCatgcattattaatataaaacgTTGTGTTTCTCTGTAAaatagtgtgaaatatttatGAGTGCACATGTATCCTGTGTATGTGAGTTTGGATCAAGGATGTGACACTACACAGTTCTTCACTAATAAGATCTGGATGGATTCATGGAGAGCTGAATGTGTGCAGAAGCATTAAATAGgacacacatataaataaattgtggttTGGGGGATGTAACTAAAAGTATGATGGTGAATAGAACACTGAGTCCTTGTTTCGGCTTTATTCTGTGGGGGGAAAAACAAAGGACAAAGGCCTGGGTCCATGTATACAAATAGACACAAAAAAAGGAAAGTGGTTCTTGGCTTTATCAAACTTGAGAGAGGAAAAGTAAACTAAGATTTTGGAGTCACAATGGCCTCTTTGTCTCAAATGTACACAAATCCATGTTGATTTTGTACAAGATCACTCTTAAGGATTGGATATAATGTCCAGCATTCTTGTATCATGTATTTTTGCTCTCTGTCTAATTACCACACAATGGTTGTTCAGGATTGAATCAGTTGTTGGGGGAAGAACTTTCTGTGTGAACACTTCCAGTCATCTAATTGTCTTTGCATCACTAAGAAACTGCATCtgtcagctttttattttataaaagaataaaattcaCTGCTTAGTCATATAAACAAGAAGACCCAGAACATCCAGCTTAAGGCAGCTGAATATAAACACTTCCCTTGACAGGGTAAAAATCCACAGAACCCAGTTTGGCAAGGAGTGAAGTATCACTTCAACATCTCAAGTAGAAACAGGACTTGGAGAAAAATAATAGCATGCACAGCAGCAGTAGGACAATGTATTGCTACGCTCAAAAGAGAAACCGTGAGTAGGCCTACAGGGCAATTGAGTTATCCATACAAACAAAGCTAAAATATATCTAAGCAAGCTGTTTAAAGGCAGATTAGTAGaagttttcctttttgttttaggCCAACAGCGATAATATGTGTTATCTAAAACACATATCTGAAGATCTGCTATGATGGTTTTCTTCCACTAGCCTTACTTGCTGACTTACTTGCTGACTTGAATAAGACTGGCAGGCACATCATTAACCATATAAACCTACCATACAAccataatacatatattttttagcaaGTATAAAAGGAATTTAATATAATTCTAAAATTTCCCTCTTCTAAAAACTTCCCTATTCAGTTAGTGAATCATGTGTATTtgtgctgtgaaatctttactgGTTTTAAT is a window of Carassius auratus strain Wakin chromosome 45, ASM336829v1, whole genome shotgun sequence DNA encoding:
- the LOC113062881 gene encoding EMILIN-1-like isoform X1; translated protein: MALYLVYLLTVLVLILPGDNRGAGTYASRYTQHVDESHSVSASQTGSKVTSRHRQVQFSNNRNWCAYVVTKTVSCVMEDGVETYVKPEYQRCAWGQCSHVVLYRTYRKPRYKVAYKMVTEMEWKCCHGYSGDDCSEGRGRTTGEEGRSDSDKIRQLEEQLHNLQSTLYSMNKKLHEESQREGINGGNNLADAAQPGMRETIHSIQNKLDMLDNMTQVHDRTLTSINTHLEGSNGIGNELDSRYGNLKEEILRELERRVTLSCSSCQTGVESIQRQQQEDRERIRALEKHISVMEQHHQQTLDLLKKELSHYQSCCDSLSDLDRRLGATERKVSSTAETYDILRGRLEKELRGSGNGNGSRGKAFDDKLNSRLRELEKRLNGTVRKTEQKCSHTEASIKEFVQREIGQIKNSVLSRNNDHGYRLSAMEMDVQDLKRFINDHKNDLESLGNKTTDLDSGLKSAINLCQETCGPKSSETADTVKTLEWKVVANEENIKRFDTKLKDLSVSGDSLLDRIIDLSNDVQKIKDLTGHNGEHFNQIITDVKNMLQDCDRCNSIDEELRKIRNVTNQALNTFQGELTDLRRKVDSDEYACSQVCSNLQEEVGKLKEEVEKCTSQCNISMADHQRNVDNQNTITRKLGKDLKSIQGELTGVIQTFNSINDTLKGLRNTIQGHGNSISDLDSSNERIYSELDKIQDDLNEHKEDSKVRFDGISSFNSNLMIEMGECKLSREGLDKRLSKMEDVCGRLDSLSLNLQIIKDGLSKHVSGLWTCVNDLNSTVISHGEAIDSIENVHLENIHGKMNNLNSSILHVLKEFQSFTEQDFIGPPGPPGPQGEKGSKGPPGPQGPPGREGPQGRVGQTGPPGLRGEQGPPGEDANVPRLSFSAALTRPQPNTGTIVFNEVFINERKSYDPKTGMFTAPVNGRYFFSAVLTGHKNVKIEAVLSKSNYGIARGDSAGYQPEGLEKPMAEAQHTPGSLVIFNIILPLQEGDTVCIDLVTGKLAHSMEPLTIFSGMLLYEETDVRL
- the LOC113062881 gene encoding EMILIN-1-like isoform X2: MALYLVYLLTVLVLILPGDNRGAGTYASRYTQHVDESHSVSASQTGSKVTSRHRNWCAYVVTKTVSCVMEDGVETYVKPEYQRCAWGQCSHVVLYRTYRKPRYKVAYKMVTEMEWKCCHGYSGDDCSEGRGRTTGEEGRSDSDKIRQLEEQLHNLQSTLYSMNKKLHEESQREGINGGNNLADAAQPGMRETIHSIQNKLDMLDNMTQVHDRTLTSINTHLEGSNGIGNELDSRYGNLKEEILRELERRVTLSCSSCQTGVESIQRQQQEDRERIRALEKHISVMEQHHQQTLDLLKKELSHYQSCCDSLSDLDRRLGATERKVSSTAETYDILRGRLEKELRGSGNGNGSRGKAFDDKLNSRLRELEKRLNGTVRKTEQKCSHTEASIKEFVQREIGQIKNSVLSRNNDHGYRLSAMEMDVQDLKRFINDHKNDLESLGNKTTDLDSGLKSAINLCQETCGPKSSETADTVKTLEWKVVANEENIKRFDTKLKDLSVSGDSLLDRIIDLSNDVQKIKDLTGHNGEHFNQIITDVKNMLQDCDRCNSIDEELRKIRNVTNQALNTFQGELTDLRRKVDSDEYACSQVCSNLQEEVGKLKEEVEKCTSQCNISMADHQRNVDNQNTITRKLGKDLKSIQGELTGVIQTFNSINDTLKGLRNTIQGHGNSISDLDSSNERIYSELDKIQDDLNEHKEDSKVRFDGISSFNSNLMIEMGECKLSREGLDKRLSKMEDVCGRLDSLSLNLQIIKDGLSKHVSGLWTCVNDLNSTVISHGEAIDSIENVHLENIHGKMNNLNSSILHVLKEFQSFTEQDFIGPPGPPGPQGEKGSKGPPGPQGPPGREGPQGRVGQTGPPGLRGEQGPPGEDANVPRLSFSAALTRPQPNTGTIVFNEVFINERKSYDPKTGMFTAPVNGRYFFSAVLTGHKNVKIEAVLSKSNYGIARGDSAGYQPEGLEKPMAEAQHTPGSLVIFNIILPLQEGDTVCIDLVTGKLAHSMEPLTIFSGMLLYEETDVRL
- the LOC113062881 gene encoding EMILIN-1-like isoform X3; the encoded protein is MEDGVETYVKPEYQRCAWGQCSHVVLYRTYRKPRYKVAYKMVTEMEWKCCHGYSGDDCSEGRGRTTGEEGRSDSDKIRQLEEQLHNLQSTLYSMNKKLHEESQREGINGGNNLADAAQPGMRETIHSIQNKLDMLDNMTQVHDRTLTSINTHLEGSNGIGNELDSRYGNLKEEILRELERRVTLSCSSCQTGVESIQRQQQEDRERIRALEKHISVMEQHHQQTLDLLKKELSHYQSCCDSLSDLDRRLGATERKVSSTAETYDILRGRLEKELRGSGNGNGSRGKAFDDKLNSRLRELEKRLNGTVRKTEQKCSHTEASIKEFVQREIGQIKNSVLSRNNDHGYRLSAMEMDVQDLKRFINDHKNDLESLGNKTTDLDSGLKSAINLCQETCGPKSSETADTVKTLEWKVVANEENIKRFDTKLKDLSVSGDSLLDRIIDLSNDVQKIKDLTGHNGEHFNQIITDVKNMLQDCDRCNSIDEELRKIRNVTNQALNTFQGELTDLRRKVDSDEYACSQVCSNLQEEVGKLKEEVEKCTSQCNISMADHQRNVDNQNTITRKLGKDLKSIQGELTGVIQTFNSINDTLKGLRNTIQGHGNSISDLDSSNERIYSELDKIQDDLNEHKEDSKVRFDGISSFNSNLMIEMGECKLSREGLDKRLSKMEDVCGRLDSLSLNLQIIKDGLSKHVSGLWTCVNDLNSTVISHGEAIDSIENVHLENIHGKMNNLNSSILHVLKEFQSFTEQDFIGPPGPPGPQGEKGSKGPPGPQGPPGREGPQGRVGQTGPPGLRGEQGPPGEDANVPRLSFSAALTRPQPNTGTIVFNEVFINERKSYDPKTGMFTAPVNGRYFFSAVLTGHKNVKIEAVLSKSNYGIARGDSAGYQPEGLEKPMAEAQHTPGSLVIFNIILPLQEGDTVCIDLVTGKLAHSMEPLTIFSGMLLYEETDVRL